The genome window CGATTGGAATCAATTCTCTTTTTCCAGATTAATTTTAAGCCTTGATTATGCTTCAAACCACGTGAGCAGCCAATTTAGATGAACTGATTGATTTTACGAGTCCTCACAAAAGAACAAAGTATCACCTGCGAACAAAAGATGATCATAgggaaccaaaaaaaaaaaaactgcacatagaaatcactacttaaaaattcctttttattcATGAGTTCTGCAGTTATTCCCCTAGAAAGTGGTTAGAAATGAGGGAACATAAATTGATGATTGGAAGGCTCTATAAGGATAAGAGAAAGACCCAAGTTAATTAGAACAAAAGCAGTGAGAAACACAATAGCCAACAGCTTGGTGGGAGATATGCGCCCCCCCACCCCCACTAAGTTGGATCACTAAAAAGGATTTCCTCAGTCAATCCAAAGTAGTAGAGTTACAAAGCTTTCTTAAGTGGAACTGAGTTAGTGGGATTTTTTTACAGTATCATATGCTGCCCAAGAAATTCTAGAGGAAGAAAACTTtgatattttctctttaaaattaTGCTTGGTTCCAGGAAAgtattaagaagaaaaaatgtttataaaaatgattttctcatatttagttttatcaCATAAAATAtacgaaaaaaaataaaatagaactaAAATTAGTTAGGAACTTATGCACTTTCAGATCgagaagagttaaaataagttaaatgaatttgaaataggatacaaaatattttattgactttaagtctattttttattttcttttcttctacttttcctctcacTTTTTTTCCTGGCATTCTCCATGTGAAACCAGGTATAGCCTAAAAGAATTATCCATTGTATCATTGTCATTATGGGGCTGGCTATTGAAATTCTGTCCTCCGTTTTCCATCCTATTCAAATAAACATCTGCTCTAACAATGACCCTTCAATAGTATATTCCGGAAAATTTTTCAGATTCTAGTCTGCTACAACTTCCTCCTTGATCCTAACTCTTGGACTTGGGTATGTTGATAAACAAAGTAGAATAAACAAATAGACACAAAAAACAGCAGTTTGAATCATTCATGGACATGTTTTGCCCCTTAGaaacatttaattattttcatatccCACTTCTTCAATCTCAATATTAATCAAATTACATCACAAATTGGAAGCTAATACCAAACAAATGCAAAAATTTCAGATTCAAATGAAACCCAATACTTCTCATGTTTGAATTTCTCGATTTCAGCTTCAAAACAAAGCAAACCCACATGCAGaattaagtaattttttcatataaactTGAAATTACGCAGAAAAGAAGGAATAGAGAAATACCCAAAAGAGAGGAGAGTTTGTGAATAGCTTGAGAAGGAGGAGGTGTTCCTGAAGGAGAAAAGGTCTTTTTGCAGAGGTCGTATAAGGCTTGTATGGATGTGCTCTTCTTCGCCATTTTCACAGAAAATGGGCTTTCCCTTTTTTCCTGAGAAAATATTGCATTTGAGATGTTTATTCATAgtttttgctttaattttatttccttatatttaaaaaaaaaatgatataataatcATTTGTTACCTTATAATTTTCTTAGATAGCTTCCTTAAACCCATGTCACTAATTTATCACTGAGATAAAATGGTATCATCTTCTAGAAAAATCCTTTAATCAACATTATTTCCCGAGTTTCAcaaaatttcttaatatttatttctCATAAAAGATATTGTTGTGAAATTTAGAGCTATTTGCCACATTTGGgccttttttttggaaaaaaatatttctcatttAACGTGATAAAAGctttaattctcaaatttttttttaatttatattttaaaaacatggcTTTTATATTTTAGTGAACTTTAAAGTTGAGTGACTGTTTTTAAGTTCAAAGCAGACAATGTTTATACGATTAAAAGCGgattattataaatgatattaaactcgatccaaaacttaatataaaagtttatttCACTTCGTGAGGGACGTTTGTTGTttgatttcataattttatggAATACAACGATAATATGTCTATATGAAATGTTTATGATGTTTTACATGatatataaaagtaaatttttaacgttatataagtatgaattgTTCTTAATAATGTAGATACATTTGAAGTCGTGAGAATCCCTTGAGGTTCAGAAtagacaatatttatataattaaaaatgagtttttataaaataaaaggaacaatattttcttttttctagtttagaaaatatagaaaaaaagaaattgaaattttatagcTCATTTGCTTCTCAATATGTTAGCTTAAcgaaaataaaactttaaagaaTTAAAGCAAGTGTTAGggttaaaatatcaataaaacgaaaaaaataatttaatttaatttaaatggcctcttggtgaaaaattaaaatataaaatatattattattttctttttttcttttgcactAAATGAGAAAAGATTCACCCATCGAACACGTAGAAAGGCTGGGCAACTAAAAATTTGGAGGCATTCGTAATTATGTGAAAATATAGGGGTGTGAATATAATTGTCAGAAAAACAAAGGGAGCTATGGAAGGGGGGAGAAGCGTCTTCTTGCACACACACCAGCCATTCTCTCCCattcaaattttcttctattttgaagtttttctcTTGGCGGGAAAGAACTTCCAACTTTCCTCTCTCTTCTAGAGTTAGGTTTTTGGGAAATGGAAGGCAGCGAAAGCGAAGCCATTTTTGAATCTCTAAACCTCAATCCCCAGCTCTTCATCAATGAAGTCCTTAACCTAGTCGATGATTTGCTTGATGGAGCTTTTGATTTCTATCAACAGTAActtcaactctctctctctctctctctatacaTATGTATTTATCTATATTGTGTGAAATAATTTCTAGTATCTAAATTTTCCCGTGAATTCATGATGATTCTGCAGGGAAGCATCGAATCTTTTGAGAACGGACGGAACCGATCGCTCTGGTGATATAAACAAGGTGCAAaacttgacttttttttttttttctctgggTCTTTAATTTTAGGCAATTCGGTTGAATGCTTCCTAATTAGCACTCCTATCTGTTACTTTTATAAGACATTGTTTGGTTTTAAGCACAGCACTTGTAAGGTGGAGTCTTTTGGTTTAATGAGCTTTTTTGTGATGCATCCTGAGTCATGGTGGTTTTTTATTTGTAGGGTATTGGTTATATTCGTAATATGATTCAAGGAGTTTTGGATAAGCGGCTGGAGATGTGGGAGAAGTATTGCCTAAGACACTGTTTTGCTGTTCCTGAGGGATTCTTGATGCCTAAAGCTGTAGGTTCTATATGCTCAGTAATGGGGTTTCTTGTTTATATGTAGATTGTACAATTAACAATCTACTTGTTGTCATCTTTGTGTATCTCTACTAGTTTTTTCTTGGGTACCTAGTAATATCTGTTCATAGGTTTTGTGTAGGCAGGACAAAATAAAACATATGGTCTGATCTTATGAACATTATAGGATAGCATGGCTTTAAGATGGAGCTGAAGGCAAACACAAAATTAAATTGAGATAaaaccatagttttaaaaggcacaCTTTAAGTGCTCCTAGGCTCAAGGAGCAACCACTCCCTAGTCATAGCACTTTGCTTGTCAAGACATGCGCCTTATTGAAGGGGCACACCTTGTCGACTTTAGTCTTcctttttaaatacttttattcttaaaatttctaattatatattaaaattaatataatttcattactttttttatcgagtgtttcttttaaatgtttggactcttaaattttattgattagatTAGATCTtgaatgatattttataaaaccgATATGCATCCCTAATCACATTTCACTTTCCTTGGGCACACGCCTTGTGTTGTGTTTAAGCTATAGGAGACTTCCATGCTTTAGGTGCGCTTtgcaccttttaaaactatcGATAAAACAACATAAGATGTTAGGCCTCATGTTCCTCTTTCAATCATTTCCCCATTAGTTTTCTCACCAAGCAGAGAGAGCTTGTTCAAATTCACTTGTTGGGTCTTTTGAAAGAGCAATGGCCCCAATTCTTTTTCCTCATTTAAACCATATACAAGACAGTACCTTTGCAGTAGATGATATATGACACAGAAACATTTAAACCAATTCTCTATATTTCAATGGCACATGCTTTGGGTCTGCTCACTGCTTTCTCTAACCCTTGGTCAGACAGAGAAAAGTCTGAAGAAAAATAGTTGGCATCATAGAAACTTTATATGATTTGCCATGTTGCATTTGTAAATAAATTGGTATGAGTGTTATAGAGCTGATTTTCCGTGCATTGAAGTTTTTGATTGCAAATATTTGATGTTATTTTCTGGTAGTTTCATTTATTCTTGTCATCTCCAACCTCTTACTTGaaacctcattttttttttctattttatggttttttctTCAGAAAGAaaccataaaatagaaaaaaaaaaaaaaaaaaaaacgagttttCAAGTATTGGTTGGAAAAAATGGCCTCCCAGCTTGAAGCTATCAAAAAGATTTCCTAGTAACATTAGCCCATCCCAAAAATGGAAGGGGGTATGGGGGCAAAAACTTCTTCCACTCTATAATGAGAAAGAACAGTGGTTCTAGAttagaaaaaaaacaacaatggGGGTATAACGCATGTATCAACATGGTACCTTCCTGGAAGGTCACTGTTAAGGCTACTTAGTGTTGGTTCCCCTGCAGTTCCAGAAATGACAGATacaaataaaatccaaatttattttcattatctttTCAAAGTAGAACTAAAAAAGATAAGCAAGAATAACGTGGACTAACTctgaaaaaatagaataaaattaagATCACAAGGCAGAGTTGATCTGATGCACTGTAATATGCTAGTAACTTTGCAAGTTGGGTAGGCTTTGAAGGAGAGAAGCAGTTTGTATGTATTTACTAATCTTTGATATGATGATTTTTTAGTGCTGATATCTTCCATTGGATGTTCTGTTGAAATTATACATTGAACAAGAAAATATTGCATAGTTACATAACAAACAATAgttgatgtcaatgtgtttggaTGGTTGTGTAGAATTGGTTGGCTGTGAGATAAGTGGGATTGATGCAATTGGGGAGACAGTGCATCTTAAAGGTGGAGTTCTACATTGGGTAGAGCATTTGTACTCAAAGCGGTTAAGTTGTTTAGTACAGCAGACATCAAAGCAGAGTTTTCCTGCAGTAATGCTTAGCATTACAGTGAGAGACTGCTCATATTTCTTAGTGCACCTGATACAAAATATGATTGAACAAAGAGTCACCACCTAGTAGAGGTAGTGGATTAGCAGTTGTTTAGATTTTTGAGTCAGTTACCTTAGGAGATGCCTATAGATATGGTTTGAAAGAGTAGGAGAGACAGATGCCATAATCATGAGCATTGTGTGGAAAAATTTGCACAACAGCCCTCATGATATTGATGAGTGGCATAGGGTGCATCAAACAGGTGATCATTAAATTCCTAGGGTATCACCTGAACTatgatgaattttattttcagaAATGAAATCAGGGTGATGAATGGAAAGCTTGGCTGGAGTAACCAGCTGAGGACAATCTTTGAACTTAATACTCAGTGATAAATGCAAAGGGCTGAGATCCTTCATATCAAGTTATTTATGGAGATGACATGTATGGACTGAAAGATCATGCTTTGAAGGATGGATAGCAATGATATCTGCTACAtattatagaagaaaaaaaattgctgGAGATTCACCAAGGGGTGTTTGAGTGGTCTATATGTGTAATGGGAGGGCCATGCAGTTGGTTGTGATTTCTCTGTTATCGCCATCTTTTGTTTGGATTATCTATCTATTTATCTACGTATCTATCCATCCATCTATCCATCTATCCGTCCATCCAtccatctatctatctatctatctatctgtATATATATTGTAGGATTCAATAAACCACAACATTTGCAGATGGTATTATTTTATGCTTAGCAAGCTATTGGCATAACACCCTTCAGGAGCCACTGTTGAGCATTTATCATTGCTGCAAATTTTAGGTAAGAAGATAAACACCGATCATGTGAAAGAGAAGTAGCATAGGTTTTGTTGTTAGCTGGAAAACCTTGAAGGGTACAGGTGACAAGCTCTTCATGATTCATGAGACTTATCAGTCAGTTGATCAACAGATCCTTTGATTTGGTTTACATATTCAGCAATCAGTTGACTTCTTTACATCAGTGGTTCTGAGATTTGTCTAGAAAGAATTGGGCATATTTTTGTCCAGAAAAAGGTCTGACTTCTGCTGTACCCTCAATTGGCTATACAAATTAACTGATCATGTATTAAGGGAATTTGAGGGTTTAAGGGATTTAGATAAAGAATATCAACCCCCTGATTCTAGGTGGGGCAGTGAACATGGCTTGCTCTCATCAGTTTTATGGAAGACATTCCTATCTACTTCACATGCTTCCAATGGGAAAATCACAAAGGTGAGCCTaccattttcttctttcaataGAAAATACATTGAGGTTGCATCTCTTAAATTTATATTGATACGAAATCCTGTCATGGGAAGCTTCAATTGATTAAGGCCAGAAGAGTTTTTCCCATAATCTGATccacatttgaaaattttgtactaTTAATGATCAGGTTTATCATGGTTTGCTATTGATCAGCtattataataaatcaatccACATGTGCTGTGTTTTATCTTTTCGGAAAAGACATTTGATTTTAGTGAAAGAGTAATTAAATACCAGTGATCGACTTTCAAAGTAATAGTTTTCCTGGAATATGATTTTTTGGGGTATTACAATGTCTTTCTAGAGTGAAACACCTGGTGACAGTTCAATTAACAAAGATGTGCTGTCTGGTCTCGAGCTGGATGCGCAGTTGGATTCATTGAGGGATAAACTTACAGTGGTAATAAGAATTCACATCCTTCTAGAACTTCCTTTTGCATGTGTTTGAGATGATTCTTTACTCTTCTCATTGATTTACTGTGAAATTTCAATGCACTACCCAGGTTGCAAAGGAATCTGCTGAGCTGAACAGAGAGCTCCAAGCATTGGAAAGGCAGTCTGTCTTAAGCAATCAATGTACTGGGTCTGTTAATGAGGCATTGCAGTTATATGAACAAAACAAAGTGCATGACATGTTTCAGGGTAAGCTATTTGAATCTATCTTCTTTGATTCAACAATGATGCATCATTCACTTCTAATCTAGGCATAAGCAGTAGCTTATGCCGTTAGAATAAAATACTATGTGCAGGGAAAAAAAGGTGTCAGTTTTGGAGCTGATCTAAGGGATAGAGTGTTCAATTTTATTAGGAATGCCCTGAATTGCTGCAATATTTACTTCTAGAATCATCAACATAAGAGTAGAGAACCACTTGTTATtggaattttttgtttgattgtttCTGGTCTAATGTTTATCCATATCTTATTCATATGTTAAACCATGTAATTTACCAATATATTGATTGATCTGGGTCCTTGCCTATGCCATCTGAGGAATCCCCAAGCTGTCAGCATTCCAGAGGTTTTCACACTTCCAACATTTTGTGGTATGCTACAATAAATCTAGTGCTTAGAAAGCAAAGGAATAGatgcttcattttctttcttcagaaCATAACATGTTAACCAGCTCTGAAAATTTCTTATATACATGTCTCAGTTTGGAATCTTATCATTGAATTATAGAATCCTTGTGCAAAAGAAAATTCAGTTGTCTAATGTGCTGAAGGTTTCTCACTGTTGTCTGGTTTAGAACTTAGAAATAatcctaccaaaaaaaaaaactaataaaaagaaaagataaagttagaaataatataaatcTTATATGCAAGACAGACAATTATATGTTATGGCATGCAATGCTAGCTTTACTTGTCTCAGTAACTGGCTCATTGGGATGAATTGACTCAAAAGCAGTTCCTAAGTATGGATCTttcttatataatttcatttcctAGTTTTGCCCAATTCCTCCCGTTGGTTAAATGTGCAATATCTCTGCTCAACTTGAGATGAATAAGGATTTCTATATTCGAATGCATAAAGGCTTTGCTGGCAAGTGCCTATAGCTTTCTGGTTAAATTAGTTTTGcatttttttgataatatagGTTGAAATTTCTAGCACAGCAAATATTTAAATAGATGAATACTTTCTGCAGAGATGATGAGAACTGCATCAGAACTTCGTACTAAAATGGAGAAGATGAAGACCAAGAGGATGGAAGGGATTGAACGTGTTAAAACAGAGAGGATATACAACCCAGACAGAGATTTGTCTATGAGGAATCGTGACAAAGGTAAATGGTTAGTGAGAATTAATGCTGCTTTAGTGCCCTGCAAGTTGAATTACATTGAAGGATAAATAATCCATGTCTATGCTGGGGATTCTCTTTTTTGCAGGCCTATTCAATGCAGAGTTGGAAGATCTTCAAGAATTTTTAGCCAACATAAAGAACATGTGAGTTAAAATATTGTTACGTCAATCTTGTGGCACAGGAGTGATACATTATGCTTGCTGTAGATAATTACTAGTAAGTTTTCCTTACATGCTGTGTAATGGATAGTTATTGGGCCTTATTATATCATCTAGAGTTCTGGTGTTTCCTTTctacaatatgaaaaatataatatccTTTAATTTTCTGATTTGCAATGatgaattttaagaaaaaagaaaaaatggctTTGGAAGCATCCAACTTCAGATAGGTGGAAATTTAGAGAAtgacaaaatagaaattctatAAAGCATCTGTCAGACTGGACAGTTATGAATAAAACTCAGACTAAGAAGTGAAACATCAAGTGTCTCTCTTGAAGGACAAGACTTATGTGCTCTTTATGAGCATTATCTCGAAAAAACGGggcaaaaatcacaaaaaataagaacataaaCAATGATGGAACAATTTAAGAAACCAAAGAACGAATAAATCAAAAACCCATCTGCTTTCTTTGTTCATCCTTTCCCAGCAGATAAATCAATCAATGAATCCATCAGCTTTGTTTGTTGATCCCAGTTGCATCTTTGACAGCGTCAACAGCACCTTGGGCCTTGGCCTTAATCTGCCCACCAGCCTACAAGAGTAGAATACATATATCACTAAGAGAGGCAAAATAAATAGACTAGACGGGCCATGGCAACTATACAAACAAATGGCTTCATAAACATCCTTGTGTGTTGAATCCTTGTGTATGCAATTTGAATTGTTCTATTGGTCAACCATTTGTTGGTTGCTCCAAGGTTGATTGAAATTAGTAGAACAGATTGTTAGGTTCCCCTGAAAGAATTGGATTATGGAACTATCTAATTCTATAAGCGTCTCCAaatgaatttgatatatgttcaGTAGTGTATTTTGAACCTCTTGGCATGATTCCTTTGCAGACTGGCAAGCATCCTTGGCCTTGTCCACCATCTCATCCTTCTTAGCCTGAAGTCATCGAGTATAATAATCTTAGTTATATTTTGACATACAACATGATGTGTATGATAGACTACTTGAAAATGGCCACCATGAATGAATGGAAAAGAAGTTCTCACCTTGGCTTGGCCCTTGGCCTCACCAGCTTGGAAGGAAACATCTTCGGATCGGTTGGCCATCTTGTTCTTTAAATGAAGAGGACTTGGAAAATGCTACTCAACCTGAACTTCGGTTGTGATGCAAAACCAAGCAAATATGTGAAGGCATTTATAGGCTTTGGGCAGGAGGACGTTGGTTGACAAGTGTAATTGGACATTGTGCGTGATAGGAGGTTCAGGTGTTGGCCTGTGGCTTTGCAGAATTCGAGGGGTTGTTTGGTGGACTGGATCTATTCAAAGGCTGTTGAGGTTTTTGTGGATGGCAAACGACTGAATCATAGCAAGGATTTGCATAACGGACCTGTTTGGCTGTCGGTATATGCTGAAATTCCATGCCTCTTTGTTTCCATATATGCCGTGCTGTGTTATTCTGATGATTGAAACTTCAATCAGTTTTagaactttaaatttaaaagaatattagTCTTAACACACTATATTggtcatttaattaattataagatttttttcacttttaaaattttattttattttttattacaaaacatttttacattttataatttttgaaacattaatccgtctatttatttattcattttttaaattatagaatgtttatgtaaaaattaaaatattttaatttttaattttttataaatctaaaaatatataagactaACAAATTTGCAAGAGATAAATGGAATTGGACCATAATAACACATTAAATGCATAGACATGATCtctttattaaataagttatatgaatcaTCTCGAACCTAAATCCattaattttatatcatatttgaCTGTAATTTTTGGGAAGGAATCTATGGGCATGTTTggttattgtttttgaaaattgttctggaaaaaaaattgcattggggaactaaattctaaaaaacagtttttattcttagaaataaataaaaaacatattcggttaaattaataaaaaagttttttagaataaataaaacaaaaaacatgttggaatgtttttttttaattaataaagtgtttttttctattaatttgatattgtaaatatataaataattttcatatgcataattcatttaaattttatttaataaaatgatttcattttaaaaattttacactaataatttttttaaataaatgatgacTTTGTAACTATgtataagtatattaatttcaataatttaaggaagaagaaagggtgTGGGATGAGGGTGTGGTGGTTGGGTGAAGCTTACCTTtgtgaaaatacaaaaaatatctaagaaaatacaaaaagaaggaagagaaaataCGAAAAACAATCTATTCTTTAAACtgtgaaaacatttttttattgttttcaaaaaagtggtttttgagaacatagaaaacacaaaaaacaaaaacacacccccttccccaaacaagttttttgtgttttttgtttttaaaaacagaaaacacgAAAGAAAAGCATTTAGAATCTTAAATAAGGCCAGCTTTTATTTAGTAGTAGTTGCTAGTATTTAACTGTTACTAGAATATCTGGGCCACCATTAAACCTTGAAGTAACCAACAAAATCCGCAGAGGGTCCTGCCCCTATATATAATGCACCATGATATTCCTGAACTTCACTCAGCAGATTAGAGCCATATTGGGCAGCAAAGTTGAGTGACTCCAAAATGTTGCCATAGGGGTCGATCCTTTGTGCTGTGGGCACTGTTGTTGGAGTACTTTGGATGCTTACTGCCACCCAGAAACTTTCTAATGTGGTTCTAATGTTAGTTGGCCTTCCCTCGAGGCCAACTAAAATTTCAGCTGTGGATGCCTTTGTACCTTCAAACCAAAACTTTTGGATCCTGTTAGCGTTAAACTGTGTCACCAAAATGAACGAACGGTCAGTGCTGAGCGCTGTCCCAactgttgggacgtcatttgtttgtttggccctggtGCCTAGGCTTGAGCCTGCGCGGTGcccagagtggcctccccaggattcgaacttaAGACCTTATGGTCGTTGAGAAAGCCCTCCTGGGGACGTCACcccaagggccaaataaacaaaTGGCCCCATAAGACTCTGTGTTGTCCGGCGCCGCGCAGGCTCAAGCCTAGGTACCCGGACACCAGAGCACAAAAGGCCGACGTTTTtattgggacgtcatttgtttgtttggccctggtGCCTAGGCTTGAGCCTGCGCGGCGcccagagtggcctccccaggagGGCTTCCTTAACGACCTTAAGGTcttgagttcgaatcctggggaggccactctaGGCGCCACACAGGCTCAAGCCTAGGCaccagggccaaacaaacaaatgacgtcccaacactAACTGCCCCAGATAGGTTTCTCAGCAACACGTTAACCTGGCTGGTCCGTGGGTCATATTTTAATAACCTTCCAGTTGTGTCGCTCAGAACTGTGGCATTGCCAGATACAAGTGCCTGCCTTATATCCCTGCAAGAAGAATTGCaaaatgtttttgtttcttgttttcttcatgCATGATGAATGAACTGAAGAAAACCTATCAGCAAAGTACCTTAGCTCGTATTCAGTACTGAAGTCCGTAATGTAAACTGTACCGGTTACTGGGTCAACGTCCAAACCACTAAGGAAGCGAAAGGGCAC of Vitis vinifera cultivar Pinot Noir 40024 chromosome 17, ASM3070453v1 contains these proteins:
- the LOC100267948 gene encoding protein MIS12 homolog, which gives rise to MEGSESEAIFESLNLNPQLFINEVLNLVDDLLDGAFDFYQQEASNLLRTDGTDRSGDINKGIGYIRNMIQGVLDKRLEMWEKYCLRHCFAVPEGFLMPKASETPGDSSINKDVLSGLELDAQLDSLRDKLTVVAKESAELNRELQALERQSVLSNQCTGSVNEALQLYEQNKVHDMFQEMMRTASELRTKMEKMKTKRMEGIERVKTERIYNPDRDLSMRNRDKGLFNAELEDLQEFLANIKNILASILGLVHHLILLSLKSSSIIILVIF
- the LOC100245628 gene encoding stress-induced protein KIN2, which translates into the protein MANRSEDVSFQAGEAKGQAKAKKDEMVDKAKDACQSAKESCQEAGGQIKAKAQGAVDAVKDATGINKQS
- the LOC100266318 gene encoding protein STRICTOSIDINE SYNTHASE-LIKE 11, producing the protein MLFLFLFLFSFPSTILSNRIFIKLPLPKNVTSPYSFAFDQLGGGPYTGVTDGRIFKYGGPKVGFTEFAFTAPNRSKEVCDGTRDINLGPICGRPLGLGYDHSSNQLYIADAYFGLLAVGSNGGPATQAATSAEGVPFRFLSGLDVDPVTGTVYITDFSTEYELRDIRQALVSGNATVLSDTTGRLLKYDPRTSQVNVLLRNLSGAFNANRIQKFWFEGTKASTAEILVGLEGRPTNIRTTLESFWVAVSIQSTPTTVPTAQRIDPYGNILESLNFAAQYGSNLLSEVQEYHGALYIGAGPSADFVGYFKV